The stretch of DNA TCCACGCTCATGGCCCTGGTCTCAGCCCTCCTCAGCGATGAAAATGCCGGCGTTCGGCTGTCCATTATCGGAAGCCTGCAGGGTATTCAGTCACCCCTCATCAAGGACGCTCTCATCAAAGTCGTCATGGAGGACGAGAACGAGGGGGTGCGCCTGGCGGCCGTGAAAAACCTGGCCAACTTCCTGGATGACCTCTCGGTACGCTCAGCCCTGCTCCTGGTCTCCCGAATGGACCCCATGGAGAGTGTGCGCTACCAAGCTTACCAGACCCTCTCCCAAGTAACCGAATCATTGGAGGAAGAACGGCTGGATTTACAACCATGATTATAAGACCCCTCATAGCCGCGCTTATCTTCTGTATGTCCCTGACGGGTCAGGACCTGCCTGAGCTGCCCGAATTGCCCAGGCTGCCGGAAATGCCAGCGCTACCGGAAATTCCGGAACTGCCTCAGATCCTCGAACTCCGTGACTACCACGGAAAGATCCAGGGCGTGGTGGTTCACCGCCTGGATGTGAAGCCCCGGGCCACCCTGGTCATGAAAGCCCTCCGGGGAGATGTGATTATGCAGGGCACCGACGTCCATCGAATTGTGATTGAAGAGGAGATCACCGTCAAAACCAAGGATAAGCAGTGGGCCCAGGAAGTCATCGACAAGCTCAAGGGGGAACTGCGTCCCCCCGCTTCCGAAGGTGAGCCCTATATTTTCCAAGTAGGCAAATGGGGGGACCGGGACGTTTCGTTCTACTATAAGGCACGGGTGCCGAAAACTTTTAATGTCATCATCCATTCTTATGGCGGTGATATCGACCTGGCGGAGCTCCAGGGTGACCTGGAGGTCAAGACGGGGGGCGGGGATGTGGCCCTGTCCAACGCCAGCGGCAAAATCATGCTCGGTACAAAGGGCGGTGATATCGACCTGTTCAAAGTGGAGGGTCAGATCGAGCTGGTATCGGAAGGTGGTGACATTGAAGGCCGCCATGTCCAGGGTAAGGCCAAGGTCCGCACCAGCGGCGGCGACATCGATTTTTTCAACAGTAAAGGGAACTATGATTTCAACACCGGCGGTGGCGATATCAGCCTGCAGGATCTGGAAGGGAGTGACATCGAGGCCCGTACTGGCGGCGGCGAAATCAGCGTGCAAAATATTACCGCAGAGCTCAACCTCATGACCGGTGGTGGCGACATTGAGATCGAAAACCTGCGGGGCGGTTTGGGAGCGGCCAGCGGCGGCGGCGACCTCACCCTCCGACGTATAATTGGCGATGCCGTACTATTCACCGGCGCCGGAGACGTCTGGATCAACCGGATAACCGGAGCCGTGCGCACAAAATCCGATAACGGGGATATCGAAGTCCGCGAAATGACCCTGGAGGACCCCGGTAAATCAGAGTCCACCTTCACCGCCAGCCACGGGAATGTATATGTGAACTTCAATACCGAAAAGCCGGTGGATATCACCGCCAGGATCCTGGGGTACTCACCCCACTATGCCATCGACTACATCAACAGTAACGTGAAACTTGAGTATAGCAAAGAAGACGGCAATACCGTGGGGACCTATACAACCGACCAACCGTTCCACCGTATGGTCATCGAGACTACGGAGGGCAAGATCAAAATTAGGAAAGGAGAGGAATAAGCCATGCGTGCGCTATTCTCACCCACCGGCATATTGGTCCTCTTCCTTCTCACCTGGTTACCGGCCCAGGAACAGGCCGAAGGCGAGCAGGCAGTCGAGACCAAAGTAACCCCCTCCGGTGAGGTCAAGATTTTTAACGACCTAGTTATTTCCGAAGGCGAGGTTCGCTCCGGCGCCATCCGGATTATCGGCGGTAACCTCACCGTAGCCGGCAAGGTCACCGGGCGCATTACCGTCCTGGGCGGCGATGTGGAGCTGTTGCCCACTGCCCAGGTAGAGGGTACCATCGTGGCCCTCGGGGGGACTATCCATCGCAGCGAGGAGGCCCAGGTGACCGGCGAGGTCCTGGAGGTCAACCGCGGCAAGATCAGCCTCAGCCGTGAAGAAGCCAAGGATATTTTCGGCTATGACGAGTCTCGCGATAAGCGCATCGAGTGGCGGGCAAAGGATGAAGAACACGAGTGGGAGACTATCGAAGTCGAGGGTGAAAAACCCCTCTGGCAGCCCTACGACCGGCGGCGCATCCAACCCGATTTCGAAATCCCCCCTGACAAAGTCCGCTATAACCGCGCCGAAGGCTTGGCCATCTATGTCCCCTTCCATCCGGATACCGACGATATCCCCGGGTTCCATCTCCAGGGCGTAGTCGGCTACACTTTTGGCGCGAATACGTGGTATGGCCGCCTGGGTCTCGGTGAATACTTCTGGCGGGGACGGATCGGCCTCCTGGTGGAAGGCCATAAAGAAGCCCGCAACGACGACAGTTGGCGGGTCACTCCCAAGGAGAACTCCCTGGGCGCCTTCCTAATTCACAAGGACTGGTACGACTGGTATGAAGCCGAGGGCTGGG from Candidatus Neomarinimicrobiota bacterium encodes:
- a CDS encoding DUF4097 domain-containing protein; amino-acid sequence: MIIRPLIAALIFCMSLTGQDLPELPELPRLPEMPALPEIPELPQILELRDYHGKIQGVVVHRLDVKPRATLVMKALRGDVIMQGTDVHRIVIEEEITVKTKDKQWAQEVIDKLKGELRPPASEGEPYIFQVGKWGDRDVSFYYKARVPKTFNVIIHSYGGDIDLAELQGDLEVKTGGGDVALSNASGKIMLGTKGGDIDLFKVEGQIELVSEGGDIEGRHVQGKAKVRTSGGDIDFFNSKGNYDFNTGGGDISLQDLEGSDIEARTGGGEISVQNITAELNLMTGGGDIEIENLRGGLGAASGGGDLTLRRIIGDAVLFTGAGDVWINRITGAVRTKSDNGDIEVREMTLEDPGKSESTFTASHGNVYVNFNTEKPVDITARILGYSPHYAIDYINSNVKLEYSKEDGNTVGTYTTDQPFHRMVIETTEGKIKIRKGEE